The Brassica napus cultivar Da-Ae chromosome C7, Da-Ae, whole genome shotgun sequence genome has a segment encoding these proteins:
- the LOC106407814 gene encoding catalase-1, translated as MDPYRVRPSSAHDSPFFTTNSGAPVWNNNSSLTAGTRGPILLEDYHLLEKLANFDRERIPERVVHARGASAKGFFEVTHDITHLTCADFLRGPGVQTPVIVRFSTVIHERGSPETLRDPRGFAVKFYTREGNFDLVGNNFPVFFVRDGMKFPDMVHALKPNPKSHIQENWRILDFFSHHPESLHMFSFLFDDLGIPQDYRHMDGFGVNTYMLINKAGKAHYVKFHWKPSCGVKCLLDEEAIKVGGSNHSHATKDLYDSIASGNYPEWNLFVQVMDPAHEDKFDFDPLDVTKIWPEDILPLQPVGRLVLNKNIDNFFNENEQIAFCPAIVVPGVHYSDDKLLQTRIFSYADSQRHRLGPNYLQLPVNAPKCAHHNNHHEGFMNFMHRDEEVNYFPSRLNPVRHADKYPTTPVFCSGNREKCMIEKENNFQQPGERYRSWDADRQERFVKRFVEALAEPRVTHEIRSIWISYWTQADKSLGQKLASRLNVRPKY; from the exons ATGGATCCATACAGG GTTCGTCCTTCAAGCGCTCATGATTCGCCCTTCTTCACGACAAACTCGGGTGCTCCTGTCTGGAACAACAACTCCTCTTTGACTGCTGGAACCAGAG GCCCTATTCTTCTGGAAGACTATCATCTGCTTGAGAAATTAGCCAACTTTGACAGGGAGCGGATTCCTGAAAGAGTTGTTCATGCCAGAGGTGCTAGTGCTAAAGGTTTCTTTGAAGTCACCCATGACATTACCCACCTTACCTGTGCTGATTTTCTCCGAGGACCTGGCGTCCAGACTCCTGTCATTGTTCGTTTCTCTACTGTGATCCACGAGCGCGGCAGCCCCGAGACTCTCAGAGATCCTCGTGGTTTTGCTGTCAAGTTCTACACCAGAGAG GGGAACTTTGATCTTGTTGGCAACAACTTCCCTGTCTTCTTCGTCCGCGACGGGATGAAGTTCCCTGACATGGTCCACGCCTTGAAACCGAACCCCAAATCCCACATTCAGGAGAACTGGAGGATACTGGACTTCTTCTCACACCACCCTGAGAGTCTTCACATGTTTTCGTTCCTCTTTGACGATCTCGGTATCCCACAGGACTACAGGCACATGGATGGCTTTGGTGTCAACACCTACATGCTTATCAACAAAGCCGGAAAAGCTCACTACGTCAAGTTCCACTGGAAACCGTCTTGTGGGGTTAAATGCCTCCTTGATGAGGAAGCTATCAAGGTCGGAGGATCCAACCACAGCCATGCAACCAAGGATCTCTATGACTCAATCGCTTCTGGGAACTATCCAGAGTGGAATCTCTTCGTTCAAGTGATGGATCCTGCTCATGAAGACAAGTTTGACTTCGACCCTCTTGATGTCACCAAGATCTGGCCTGAAGATATCTTGCCTCTGCAGCCTGTTGGCCGCTTGGTGCTGAACAAAAACATCGACAACTTCTTTAACGAGAATGAGCAGATTGCTTTCTGCCCTGCTATTGTCGTTCCTGGCGTCCATTACTCAGATGATAAGCTGCTCCAGACCAGGATCTTCTCCTACGCTGATAGTCAGAGACACCGTCTTGGACCAAACTATCTGCAGCTGCCGGTTAATGCTCCAAAATGTGCTCACCACAACAATCACCATGAAGGTTTCATGAACTTCATGCACCGAGATGAGGAG GTTAATTACTTCCCTTCAAGGTTGAATCCGGTTCGCCATGCTGACAAATACCCAACAACTCCTGTTTTCTGCTCTGGAAATCGTGAGAAG TGCATGATTGAGAAGGAGAACAACTTTCAGCAGCCAGGGGAACGATACAGGTCCTGGGACGCAGACAG GCAAGAGCGTTTCGTGAAGCGTTTTGTTGAAGCACTTGCGGAGCCTCGCGTGACGCACGAGATTCGCAGCATTTGGATATCTTACTGGACTCAGGCAGACAAATCGCTGGGACAGAAACTAGCTTCCCGTCTTAACGTGAGGCCTAAGTACTGA
- the LOC106407811 gene encoding catalase-3-like, translating to MDPYKYRPSSAYNAPFYTTNGGAPVSNNISSLTIGERGPVLLEDYHLIEKVANFTRERIPERVVHARGISAKGFFEVTHDISNLTCADFLRAPGVQTPVIVRFSTVVHERASPETMRDIRGFAVKFYTREGNFDLVGNNTPVFFIRDGIQFPDVVHALKPNPKTNIQEYWRILDYMSHLPESLLTWCWMFDDVGIPQDYRHMEGFGVHTYTLVSKSGKVLFVKFHWKPTCGIKNLTDEEAKVVGGANHSHATKDLHDAIASGNYPEWKLFIQTMDPADEDKFDFDPLDVTKIWPEDILPLQPVGRLVLNRTIDNFFNETEQLAFNPGLVVPGIYYSDDKLLQCRIFAYGDTQRHRLGPNYLQLPVNAPKCAHHNNHHEGFMNFMHRDEEINYYPSKFDPVRCAEKAPIPNKSYTGIRTKCIIKKENNFKQPGDRYRSWAPDRQDRFVKRWVEILSEPRLTHEIRGIWISYWSQADRSLGQKLASRLNVRPSI from the exons ATGGATCCTTACAAG TACCGTCCGTCGAGCGCGTACAACGCTCCGTTCTACACCACAAACGGCGGTGCTCCGGTCTCCAACAACATCTCCTCCCTCACCATCGGAGAAAGAG GTCCGGTTCTTCTTGAGGACTACCATCTGATCGAGAAGGTTGCTAACTTCACCAGGGAGAGGATTCCTGAGAGAGTGGTTCATGCCAGAGGAATCAGTGCTAAGGGCTTCTTTGAGGTCACCCATGACATTTCAAACCTCACTTGTGCCGATTTCCTCAGAGCCCCTGGTGTTCAGACTCCCGTCATCGTCCGTTTCTCCACCGTCGTTCACGAGCGTGCCAGCCCTGAAACCATGAGAGACATCCGTGGCTTCGCCGTCAAGTTTTACACCAGAGAG GGAAACTTCGATCTTGTTGGAAACAACACTCCGGTGTTCTTCATCCGCGACGGGATTCAGTTCCCGGACGTCGTCCACGCCCTGAAGCCGAACCCGAAAACAAACATCCAGGAGTACTGGAGGATACTGGACTACATGTCCCACTTACCAGAGAGTCTCCTCACATGGTGCTGGATGTTTGATGACGTCGGTATCCCACAAGACTACAGGCACATGGAAGGTTTCGGTGTCCACACCTACACTCTTGTCTCCAAATCCGGAAAGGTTCTCTTCGTGAAGTTCCACTGGAAACCAACTTGTGGGATCAAGAATCTCACCGATGAAGAGGCTAAGGTAGTTGGAGGAGCCAACCACAGCCACGCGACTAAGGATCTCCACGATGCTATTGCGTCTGGTAACTACCCTGAGTGGAAGCTTTTTATTCAGACCATGGATCCTGCGGATGAGGATAAGTTTGACTTCGACCCGCTCGATGTGACCAAGATCTGGCCTGAGGATATCTTGCCTCTGCAGCCTGTTGGTCGGTTGGTTCTGAACAGGACTATTGATAACTTCTTTAATGAGACTGAGCAGCTCGCTTTCAACCCTGGTCTTGTGGTTCCTGGGATTTACTACTCGGATGATAAGCTGCTCCAGTGTAGGATCTTTGCGTATGGTGACACTCAGAGACATCGTCTTGGACCCAACTATCTGCAGCTGCCGGTTAATGCTCCCAAATGTGCTCACCACAACAATCACCATGAAGGGTTTATGAACTTCATGCACAGAGATGAGGAG ATCAATTACTATCCCTCAAAGTTTGATCCTGTCCGCTGCGCAGAGAAAGCTCCTATCCCTAACAAATCATACACTGGAATCAGAACAAAG TGCATCATCAAGAAGGAGAACAACTTCAAGCAGCCAGGAGACAGATACAGATCATGGGCACCAGACAG GCAAGACAGGTTTGTGAAGAGATGGGTTGAGATACTGTCAGAGCCACGTCTGACTCATGAGATCCGCGGCATCTGGATCTCTTACTGGTCTCAG GCTGACCGATCACTGGGACAGAAACTTGCAAGCCGTCTGAACGTAAGGCCAAGCATCTAG